AGCCGCTTCCACGAATTCAAGAAGAACTACGGCACCACCCTCGTCACCGGCTTCGCGAAGCTGCACGGCCACCCGGTGGGCATCGTGGCCAACAACGGTGTGCTGTTCAGCGAGTCCTCCCTCAAGGGCGCCCACTTCATCGAGCTGTGCGACCAGCGCGGCATCCCGCTGATCTTCCTGCAGAACCTCTCCGGATTCATGGTCGGCAAGGACTATGAGCAGGGCGGCATCGCCAAGAACGGCGCCAAGATGGTCACCGCCGTCGCCACCGCCCGCGTGCCCAAGCTGACAGTGGTGATCGGCGGCTCTTTCGGCGCCGGCAACTACTCCATGTGCGGGCGGGCATACTCGCCACGGTTCCTGTGGATGTGGCCGGCGTCCCGGATCTCGGTGATGGGCGGCAACCAGGCGTCCAGCGTGCTCGCCACAGTGAAGCGCGACCAGTACGAGGCGCGCGGCGAGGAATGGTCCGCCGCGGATGAGGAAGCGTTCAAGGCCCCGATCAAGCAGCAGTACGAGGACCAGGGCAGCCCCTACTACTCCACGGCGCGCCTGTGGGATGACGGCGTGATCGACCCCGCGGACACCCGCACCGTCCTGGGACTGGCGCTTGACGTCGTCTCCCGCACCCCGCTGCCGGAGACCTCCTTCGGCCTTTTCCGGATGTGACAGCCATGACTACTTCTTCAACTCCCCAGCAGCCGGCGCAGGTTCGCACCGCCGCCCCGGACTCCGCGCCGAAGCCGCTCTTCGGCACCGTGCTCGTCGCCAACCGCGGCGAGATCGCCTGCCGCGTGATCCGCACGCTCCGCGCGCTCGGTATCCGTTCGGTGGCCGTCTACAGCGACGCCGACGCCGGTGCCCGCCACGTGCGGGAAGCCGACCTCGCCGTGCGGATCGGCCCGGCGGCCGCCGCCGAGAGCTATCTCAAGATCGAGGCGATCATCCAGGCGTGCCGCGAGACCGGCGCCGATGCCGTGCACCCGGGCTACGGCTTCCTGAGCGAGAACGTCGACTTCGCCCGCGAACTGGAGAAGGCCGGTATTACGTTCATCGGCCCCGGCGTCGAGTCGCTCAATGTCATGGGGGACAAGATCCGGTCCAAGAACCACGTCGCCGGCTACGGAGTCCCCGTGGTCCCGGGCATCGCCGAGCCCGGCATGACCGACGCGCAGCTCATCGAGGCCGCGGCCGGCGTCGGCTTCCCCCTGCTGATCAAGCCCTCCGCCGGGGGCGGCGGCAAGGGCATGCATATTGTCGAGCGCCCCGACGAGCTGGAGGCCACCCTGGCTACCGCCCGCCGCGTCGCGGCCAGCGCCTTCGGCGACGACACGTTGTTCCTGGAGCGGCTCGTCACCACCCCGCGGCACATCGAGGTCCAGGTGCTGGCGGACAACTACGGCAACGTCGTCCATCTGGGGGAGCGCGAGTGTTCGCTGCAGCGCCGCCACCAGAAGGTCATTGAGGAAGCCCCCTCGCCGCTGCTGGAATCCCTCCCCGACGGCGAAGCCGTCCGAGCGAGGATCGGCGAGGCGGCCTGCAACGCCGCCCGCAGCGTCCGCTACAGCGGCGCCGGGACCGTGGAATTCCTGGTCTCGGACAACGCTCCGGACGAATTCTTCTTTATGGAGATGAACACGCGACTGCAGGTGGAGCATCCGGTCACCGAGATGGTCACCGGCGTCGACCTCGTTGAATGGCAGGTGCGGATCGCCGCCGGCGAGGAACTCACCGTCCGCCAGGACGACGTCGTGCTTAACGGGCACTCGGTGGAGGCGCGCGTCTACGCCGAAATTCCCGAACGGAACTTCCTGCCGTCAACCGGACATGTCCTTCTCCTGGACGAAGTGCCCGGCCCCGCGCAACGGCCAAGCGCCCCTGCCCGCAACGAGGTCGGGGCAGGCCGGGGCCGCGTCCGCGTGGACTCGGCGCTCATGGATGGCCTCGAGATCTCGTCAAGCTACGACCCCATGATTTCCAAGGTGATCGCCTGGGGCCAGGACCGCACCGCCGCCCTCGACACCCTGGACGAGGCGCTTGCCGGGTACACGGCGCTGGGCATCGACACCAACGTCGAGTACCTGAGGCTTCTGATCAACGACGCCGACGTCCGCGCCGGGCGCCTCGACACGGGCCTGATCGAACGCAAGATGCCGCAGTTCGTGTTCCGCCGCGTGGGCGACTTCGAACTGGTGGCTGCAGCTCTGTTCGCTGCAGCACGGGAAACGGAGCAGGACAGGCAGCAGGCCCCGGCGGGGGTGTGGCAACGGAAGGATGGGTGGCGGCCCGGCGGGCACGCACCGCGCCGTATCAGCCTTGGAACGTCCGACGGCGGTGTTGCCACGGTGGCACTGCGCGGCGGGGCAGCAACGAGGGAGACTGCCGTGTCGGTGGACGGCGGCCCGTGGCAGACTGCATCCGCGGATTTCTCGAGCCGTCGCAGTGCCCGGGTCGCGCTGGATGGCGAGACGAGGACGTACTCGTTTGCGCCGGTTTATTCAGGGCCTGTCACGCCGGACTGGTACAACCCGCAGCCGGGCGTCCCCACGGAATTGTTCCTCGGCAACGACGGCTGGTCCTGCCGGCTGGACATCCTTACCCGCGAAGCCCGGCTGGCCCGGGTGCTCGCGGCGATCGAGCGCGAGGAAGGCGCCGCTGACCCGGCCGTGCGCTCGCCGATGCCCGGCACCGTGGTATCCGTCAACGTCAGCAACGGCGATGCCGTGCAGTCCGGCCAGATCCTGCTTTCGGTGGAGGCCATGAAGATGGAGCACCAGCTCGTGGCGCCGCTCGCCGGCACCGTGCATATCAGCGTCACGTCCGGTGACCTCGTCAAGGCGGACCAGGTCGTCGCGAGCATCCACCCGCAAGAGCCCTCGAAGGCGGAGGACACGGTGGAAGAATCCGTCATCGCCATGGGCGCGGCAGAGTAGCCCCCGCGTCAATACCAAATACATCAAACACACCCGATACAGAGTTAAGACAAGGAAGTCCCAACATGGCTGATTTTGAGCTCAGCGAGGAATACCAGGACCTCAGCAACACCGTCCGCGAATTCGCCGATGAAGTGGTGGCGCCGGTTTCCGCCAAACACGACGAGGAACACAGCTTCCCCTACGAGATCGTGAAGCAGATGGCGGACATGGGGCTCTTTGGCCTGCCGTTCCCGGAAGAGTTCGGCGGCATGGGCGGTGACTACTTTGCCCTCGCGCTGGCGCTGGAGCAGCTGGGGCGGGTGGACCAGTCCGTGGCCATCACGCTGGAAGCCGGCGTGTCCCTCGGCGCCATGCCTGTGTATCGCTTCGGCACTGACGCCCAGAAGGAGGAATGGCTGCCGTCGCTGGCGTCCGGCCAGGCGCTCGCCGGCTTCGGCCTGACGGAACCCGAGGCGGGCTCCGACGCGGGCGGAACCAAGACCACGGCCCGGCTCGAAGGCGGTGAGTGGATCATCAACGGCAACAAGGAATTCATCACCAACTCCGGGACTGACATCACCCGCCTGGTCACCGTGACGGCCGTAACGGCCAAGCACGAACGCCAGGACGGCACCGTCAAGAAGGAAATCTCCACCATCCTGGTGCCCACCAACACGCCAGGCTTCAAGGCGGAGAAGGCCTACAACAAGGTGGGCTGGAACGCCTCTGACACCCATCCGCTCACGCTCAAGGACGTCCACGTACCGGAGGCAAACCTCCTCGGCGAGCAGGGGCGCGGCTACGCCAACTTCCTCTCCATCCTGGACGAAGGCCGTATTGCCATCGCCGCGCTCGCCACGGGCGCGGCCCAGGGCTGTGTTGACCTGTCCGTGAAGTACGCAAAGGAACGCAGTGCGTTCGGGCAGAACATCGGCAAGTACCAGGCCATCGCGTTCAAGATCGCCCGCATGGAAGCGCGGGCCCACACCGCACGGTTGGCGTACTACGACGCTGCGGCCAGGATGCTTGCCGGGAAGCCGTTCAAGACCCAGGCGGCCATCGCTAAGATGGTCGCAGGTGAGGCAGCCATGGACAACGCGCGGGACGCCACCCAGGTGTTCGGCGGCTATGGCTTCATCAACGAATTCACCGTGGCACGGCACTACCGCGACTCCAAGATCCTTGAAGTGGGGGAGGGCACCACGGAGGTCCAGCTGATGCTGATCGCCCGCGAACTCGGCCTTTAGCTTCCCGCCAGGGAGCGAACCAGGAAGGATCAACGATGATTGACAAGGTTGTTGCCAGTGCCGAGGCCGCTGTTGCCGACATCCCCGACGGCGCCTCGCTCGCCGTCGGAGGCTTCGGGCTGTGCGGCATCCCGGTCGCCCTGATCGATGCCCTTCACCGGCACGGAACCACTGGCCTGGAAACCGTCAGCAACAACTGCGGCGTCGATGACTGGGGGCTGGGAATCCTGCTGAAGGACGGCAGGATCCGCCGCACCATCAGCTCCTACGTCGGGGAAAACAAGGAATTCGCGCGGCAGTACCTCTCCGGCGAACTCGAGGTGGTGCTCACCCCGCAGGGCACGCTCGCGGAGAAACTCCGCGCCGGCGGCGCCGGCATCCCGGCGTTCTACACCCCGGCCGGTGTGGGCACCCAGGTGTCCGACGGCGGCCTGCCGCAGAAGTACGACGCCGACGGCACGATCGCCATCGCTTCGGCGCCCAAGGAAGTCCGCACCTTCAATGGCGCCGACTATGTGCTGGAGGAATCGCTGACCCCGGATTTCGGCCTGGTCCATGCCTGGAAGGGGGACCGGCACGGGAACCTGGTCTTCCATGCCACGGCGATGAACTTCAACCCGCTGTGCGCCATGGCCGGACGGATCACCATCGCCGAGGTCGAGGAACTGGTGGAGCCGGGCGAGCTGGATCCGGAGCATGTTCATGTTCCCGGCATCTTCGTCCAGCGGGTCGTCCTCGCCCCCCGGGGCGAGAAGCGCATCGAAAAGCGGACGGTCGCGGTGTCCTCCGCCGGCAACCCCTCCCCGGGGACTGAGCGCCAGACAACCGGCCAGCAAACAACTGGCCAGGCAGGAGCATAGCCGTGGAATCGAACAGCACGCCGGGAGCCCCGCCCCGTCCCGAAGCCGTACGCCATGAATACCGGCCGCCCGCCGTCGGGCATCCGGCTGGCACCAGCCCCGAAACGAAAGGCTGGACCCGCAACGAACTGGCCGCCCGGGTGGCTGCTGAACTGCAGAACGGCCAGTACGTCAACCTCGGCATCGGGATGCCCACGCTGATCCCCAACTACATCCCGGCGGGCATCGAAGTGGTGCTGCACTCGGAAAACGGCATCCTGGGCGTGGGGCCGTACCCCGGCGAGGACCAGGTGGATCCGGACCTGATCAACGCCGGCAAGGAAACCGTCACCGTGAACAAGGGCGCCGCGTTCTTCGACTCCGCCGCCTCGTTCGGCATGATCCGGGGCGGCCATGTGGATGTGGCCGTGCTCGGCGCCATGGAAGTGGCCCAGAACGGGGACCTGGCCAACTGGATGATCCCGGGCAAGATGGTCAAGGGCATGGGCGGCGCCATGGACCTGGTGTTCGGGGCCAAGAAGGTGATCGTGATGATGGAGCACGTGGACCGCAGCGGCAGGCCCAAGATCGTGCAGCAGTGCACCCTGCCGCTGACCGGAAAAGGGTGCGTGGACCGGATCATCACCGACCTCGCCGTAATCGACGTCGTCACCGAAGGCAGCTCCTCCCGGCTCGTACTGCGCGAACTGGCCCCCAACGTGACGGCCGAGGAAGTCGCCGCGGCCACGGGTGCGGAACTCTTCGAAGAGGACCAGGAACTGACGGTATGACGAATGCTGATGGGGTTTCGACCGGCTCAACCACCGGCAGCCCGCGCGTCGTTGAACAGCGGGGCCTCTACTTCGACGAGCTTGAGGAGGGAGTGGTCTACGCCCACCGCCCGGGCCGGACAGTGACCGAGACGGACAACGTCCTGTTCACCACCATGACCATGAACACCCAGGCGCTGCACCTTGACGCGGCCTGGAGCGCCGGGCAGCCCTTCGGCCAGCGTCTGGTGAACTCGATGTTCACGCTGGCCACTGTGGTGGGGCAGTCCGTTCCGCAGCTGACGCAGGGGACCATCATCGCGCAGCTGGGACTGACCGACGTGTCGTTTCCGCATCCGCTGTACCACGGCGACACTCTCTACACGGAGACGGTCATCACCGGCAAGCGGCTGTCCGCATCCCGGCCGGGCCAGGGAATCGTGACCATGCAGCACACGGGCCGGAACCAGGACGGCGTTGTGGTGGCACTGGCCTCGCGGAGCTGCCTGATGTGGACGCGCGAGGCGCACACGGACACGCAGAAAGAAGCCACCGAAAAGGGGACAATCGAAGCATGACTTTCCTGATGGGTCCCGCCCTGCTCTTCTGTCCTGCCGACCGTCCCGAGCGATACCAAAAGGCCGCGGAGCGTTCCGACGCAGTGATCGTGGACCTGGAGGACGCCGTCGCGCCTGCTGACAAGCAGCGCGCCCGCGGGGCCATCCTCGCCCAGCTGGGCGCCACCGGCGACGTTCCGGAGCTGGACCCCAGCCGGACGATCATCCGGATCAACCCGGCCGGCACGGATGAATTCGAGAAGGACCTGCACTGCCTCAAGCACACCCCGTACCGCCACGTGATGCTTGCCAAGGCCGAAAGTGCCGGCCAGCTCAAGGCGCTGGGGGACTACAGCGTCATCGCGTTGTGCGAGACGGCCGCGGGAATCATCAACGCCGCGGCCATCGCCGCCGAACCCAACGTGGTGGGCCTGATGTGGGGTGCCGAGGACCTGCTCGCGTCGCTGGGCGGGACGTCCAGCAGGAACGACGACGGCAGCTACCGTGCGGTGGCGCTGCATGCCCGGTCCTCGGTGCTGCTCGCGGCCGGGGCCTTCGGCAAGGAAGCCATCGATGCGGTGTACGTCAACATTCCGGACCTTGACGGGCTGGCAGCTGAGTCACGCGACGCTGTTGCTTCGGGATTCGGTTCAAAGGCCTGCATCCACCCCAGCCAGGTTGCCGTGGTCCGTGAAGCGTACGCCCCTGCGGAGTCGGACGTCGCCGCGGCCAAGGAGCTCCTGGCGGCTGCCGCTGCTGCAGGAAGCGGAGTGTTCCAGTTCAACGGCAGGATGATCGACGGCCCGATCCTCAAACACGCTGAATCAACCCTGCGGCGGGCCGCCCGCTAGACCGGGACACCTGACCGCCCCGCAAAGCGAAAAGCCGCAGCCCGGGAGTCCTAGGACTCCCGGACTGCGGCTTTTCCGGGCTACTCCGGCCTGGACGGTCGTGAGGCGTTAGCCCGCCTTCACTGCAAGCACCGGGCAGTCCGCCTCAAGCAGTATCCGTTGGGACGTGCTTCCCAGGATCAGCTTGCCTACGGGGGTGCGGCGGCGCAGACCGATCACAATCAGATCGGCCTTGTGCTCTTCCGCGGCATCCAGTACCTCCGCAGCCGCATCGTGGCCACGGACCGGCTGCTTGATCACATGGTCAATGCCCTGCGCAGCGAGCCGGTCCTCGATGCTCTGGATCTCAGGTTCCTGTGCGTACCGGTTGTCCACCAGTGCATCACCCTTGGAGGAGTTGATGACCAGCAGCCTGCCGTTGCGATTCCGCGCCTCGGCGATGGCCTGGGCGAGCGCTGCTTCACCCTCGGGTGTCGGGACGTATCCCACCACGATCGTCATGGTTGCTCCTTGTTAGCTGTACTTGTTTGTCACTGGTTCATCGTGTGGCCGGCCCTGACTAACCGTCGCCGTCGCCGTCGCTGTGGCCGTCGCCGGACGAACTGTCCGCACGGCGGCTGGCGTGGCTGACGCTGCCGCTAACTTCCCGCGGTTCGGCTGCGCCGGAAGTGGCGGGAAGCAGTGGGCTGCGCATCGGGCGGTTGCGGCGGATCAGCATGAACAGCAGCGGCCAGAGAAGGATGATCGCCACGATGACCCAGATCCCGACGGCGATCGGTTCGCTCCACAGCCCGGCCGGATTGCCGGCGCTGAGCTGGAGGGTCTTGCGCAGCTGGCCTTCCAGGCGCGGCCCCAGGATCACACCCAGGACCAGCGGCAGGACGGGGAGCCCGAAGCGCCTCATCATGAAGCCCAACGCACCAAGCACCAGCAACAGGACCAGGTCGAATGCCTGCAGGTTCACCGAATAGGCGCCCAGCGTAGCGAAGAACAGGATCCCGGCGTAGAGGTACGGCCTAGGGAGCTGCAGGAGCTTTGCCCAGACCGGTGCCAGCGGAAGGTTGATGATCAGGAGCAGGAAGTTGCCGATGAAGAGGCTGGCAATCAGCGCCCAGACCAGCGGCCCCTCGCTGGCGAACAGCTGCGGCCCGGGCTGGATGCCGTAGGACGTGAAAGCTGCCAGCATGACGGCGGCCGTGGCGTTGGTGGGCAGGCCAAGGGCAAGCATGGGGGTCAGCGTGCCTGCCGCCGCGGCGTTGTTGGCGGCTTCCGGCCCGGCAACACCCTCGATGGCGCCGTGGCCGAATTCCTCGGGATGCTTGGAGAGCCGCTTCTCCGTCACGTAGGACAGGAAAGTGGGGATCTCGGCGCCGCCCGCGGGAAGTGCTCCGAAGGGGAACCCAAAAGCCGTACCGCGGAGCCAGGGCTTCCAGGACCGCTTCCAGTCCTGTTTGCCCATCCAGGGCTGTCCTACAGGGATGATGTTCATCGGAGTGCGTCGCAGGTGCGCAGCCACCCACAGTGCCTCGCCGACGGCGAAGATGGCCACAGCCACCACCACGATGTCCAGGCCGTCGGCCAGGAGCGGCATCCCGAACGTGAGGCGCTGCTGGCCAGTGACTGAATCCATGCCCACGAGGCCAATAGCCAGGCCCAGGCCCAGCGACGCGAACCCGCGCAGCCGGGAGGAACCCAGCACGGCGGTGACGGCCAGCAGGGCGAGCACCATGATCGCGAAGTAGCTGGGGGAGCCCAGGCTGACGGCGAACTGGACCACGATCGGCGCGCAGACGGCGAGCAGCGTGGTACCGATGGTGCCGGCAACAAAGGAACCGATGGCGGCGGTGGCCAAAGCCTGTGCCGCCCGCCCGGCTTTCGCCATTTTGTTGCCTTCGATGGCGGTGACCACCGATGACGACTCACCGGGTGTGTTGAGCAGGATGGAGGTGGTGGAGCCGCCATACATGCCGCCGTAGTAGATGCCGGCGAACATGATGAAGGCGCTGGTCGGCTCCAGGGCGTAGGTGACCGGAAGCAGCAGGGCCACGGTCATTGCCGGGCCGAGGCCCGGGAGGACTCCCACGGCCGTGCCGAGGACCACACCGATGACTGCATAGAGGAAATTCATGGGGGTTAGCGCCGTGGCGAACCCGTCCATGAGGGAGGAGAAGACGTCCATTAGAGGATCCCTTCCAGCAAGCCCGCGGGCAATGCGATGCCGAGGCCCAGGAAGAAGCCGTAGAAGGTCAGGATGGACAGGGCCAGTGAGATGAGGCCGTCACGGACGTAGTGCCGTCCGCCGAGGGCCCACACGCTGCCCCAGAACAGCACCGTCCCGGAAATCACCCAGCCGGCCCAGTCGATGAGGAGGATGTTCGCGACGAAGGCGCCAATCAGGGGGAGCACGGTTTTCCAGTCCGCAGGGTGCGCCAGGTCAACATCCTCGCCGCCTTCAGCCTCGCCCTTGCCGCCGCGCATCACATTTACTGCCAGCAGCACGGCGCAGACGATGAGCAGGCCGGCCACGATGAAGGGGACCGTTTTGGGACCCACCGGGTCCGACTTGGAATAGGGTGTCGCCAGGCCGTAGGCGTCAAGGAAGACCATGACCCCGGCCGCTCCGAGCAGGAGGGCGACCCCCAGCTCGGAGCGGCCTTTGAGCCGTGAGGCCACCGTGGGTGAGGAACTCACGCCAAGCCAAGCTTCGTGAGGACGTCCGCCACCCGCTTGTCCTGCTCGGTCAGGAAGGTCTTGAATTCGTCACCGGTGACAAAAGCGTCGGTCCAGCTGTGCGTCTTCAGGGTCTCCTTCCAGGCAGCGGTACCGTGCATCTTCTCGAGGGCTGCGATGAGGGCTGCCTTGTCGGTGTCACTGATTCCCGGAGGGGCAACGATGCCGCGCCAGTTCGTGAAGACCAGGTCGATGTTGGATTCCTTCAAGGTGGGGGCGTCAACGCCGTCCAGCCGCTCTGCGCCGCTGGTAGCCAGCACTCGGACTTCGCCCGATTCGATCTGCTTGAGGTACTCACCGGCGCCCGAGGCAGCGAAGCCGAGTTTGTTGCCGAGGATGGCCGGGAGCAGGTCGCCACCGCCGTCGTAGGAAACAAAGTTGACCTTGGTGGCGTCGATCCCCACGGCTCCTGCGAGCTGCATGGGCAGCAGGTGGTCAGGACCGCCCGGCGAGGAGCCGCCGCCGACGGCGATGGAACCCGGATCCGCCTTCCAGGCCTTCACAAGGTCATCGATGGTCTTGTAAGGCGAATCCTTGCTGACCATGATGGCGCCGGGCTCTTCAATGAGCTTGGCCAGCGGCGTGGTGTCCGTCAGCTTGGACGCGGACTTGTTGGTGTAGCTGGCACCCACCACGCCCAGGCCCATCAGCATCGTGAGGTCGCCGTTGCCCTTTTCGTTGACCACGCGGGCCAGCCCCACGGTGCCCCCGGCCCCGGCGAGGTTGAAGACTTCAGTGTTGGTGGCGATCTTCTCGTCGTCGAGAACCTTCGCGGCGGCACGCGCGGTGGTGTCGTAGCCGCCGCCGGGCGTATTGGGGACCAGGATCTGCAGCCCGGTGACGGGTCCGGCAGCGGCGCTGGAGCTGCCGCTCGTTGAGCTCTTGCCGGTGGCACCGCAGCCGGTGGCCATCAGGGCGATGCCGGCAGCGACGGCGGCAATTCGCAATGCGCGGTTCTGGCGCATGGTGTTCCTCTTCTCAGTAAAGTTCTCGGTAAAGCTAGTCAGCAAGACTGACCGGTGCTCTGATGCTAGGCGCGGAAGTGACAGGCATCACTCTTGTGTACGCAGAGAAAGTTAAGTTCATTTCGTTCACGTTTCCGCGGTCCCACCGGAGGCTCCGGACGGGCGGCTTGCGCGTCTGCCCGGCAGGGCGCGCTGGGGTATAGTTCCGGTACCCCACCCACCAGAGGAAAGAACCACAGTGACTCGACGAAGAGGAATGTCCCTCGCCGGGCAGTACCTGGTCCTGCAGTTGCTGATTGTCCTGGCCGTCCTCGTCGCCGTCGTTGCCATTTCGCTGGCCCAGTCGGCCGCCGCGTTTGAGCGGATCGAGGGGCGCCGGGCACTGTCCGCGGCTGAGGCGCTGGGCAGCAATCCCGCCGTTCGTGCGCTTCTTCCCTCGGCCGAACCGCGCGGCAGCGCGGCACTGTCCGCCGTCGCCGAGTCGGTCCGCACCGTTTCCGGTTCCGCGCAGGTGGCACTCGCCCGGTCTGACCGCACCGTGGTGGCCTCGTCCGATCCTGGACTGCTCGGCCGGCCGTTGGAACTCGGTGCGAGCCGGGTCATGGAAGGCCGGGCCTGGACCGGCGTGGTGGGCGGAACGGCCACCCCCGTGCTTTCAGCCCACGTGCCGGTCCTTGACGACTCCGGGACCATGATTGGCATTGCGTCCATCAGCCGGAACTACCCGTCCACGTGGGAGCGCCTGGGGGATGCCGTCCCCAACCTGTTGACCTATCTGGGAGTTGCCAGCGTCCTGGGTGTTGCCGGCTCCCTGCTGCTGTCCCGCAGGGTCAAGCGGCAGACCCTCGGCATGGAGCCAAGCGAAATCTCGGGCCTGGTGGAGAACCGCGAAGCGATGCTGCATGGACTCAAGGAAGGCGTGGTGGCGCTGGACCTCCACGGACGGATTACCGTGGCCAACGACAGCGCCCGGGCACTGTTGGGCCTGCCGGCGGACTGCGTGGGCAAAGATCTGGCCGGACTGCCCGTTGAGCCGGCGCTCAAGGAAGTGCTGACCGGCGAGCAGCCCGGGCAGGACCAGATGGTGCTCGTGGGGGAGCGCCTGGTGGTGCTGAACCGGGTGCCGATCCGTTCCAGGGGCAGGGTGATGGGTTCTGTCGCGACGTTGCGTGACCGGACTGAGCTTTCGTCCCTGGAACGCGAACTGGGCACCACACGGACGGCAACGGACACGCTCAGGGCGCAGGCCCATGAATTCGCCAACCAGCTGCACGTTATTTCGGGGCTGATCCAGATCGGCGAGTACGATTCCGTCGTGCAGTTCGTCAACGGAGTCACGGTGGACCGGACGCGCCTGAATGATGATGTGACCAGCCGCATCCAGGACCCGGCGCTCGCGGCACTGCTGATCGCCAAATCAAGCCTCGCGGCGGAACGCGGCGTGCCGCTGCAACTGGACCCCGCTTCGTCGCTGTCGCCGGTGGGCGACGAGCTCTCGCGTGACCTGACCACCGTTGTGGGGAATCTCGTGGACAACGCACTCGACGCCGTCACGGGAGCCGCCGAGGCATCGGTCCGGGTCCTCGTCGAGGATCGTCGCGAGGAAGTGGTCGTGACCGTCCGGGACACCGGGCCGGGCATTGACGGCGCGGCCGCCGACGAGATCTTCCGGCAGGGATTCAGTACCAAGCAGCCCGGCCCGGCCGGCGGCCGGGGCTTTGGCCTGGCACTCTCGCGGGTGGTCTGCCGGCGTAGCGGCGGGGACCTTGCAGTGGCCAACGACGGCGGGGCCGTCTTTACGGCGCGGCTGAAAAGGAAGCCGCTGAAAGGTACGCCGCTGAAAGGGACGCCGGCAGAAGGCGGGCCGGCACGCACGGCTCCGGCCACAGGAAAGGGGACCCGGGCATGATCAATGTCCTGATCGTCGATGATGACTTCATGGTGGCAAAAGTCCACGCCGGCTTCATCCAGCGAACGCCGGGTTTCGCCGTCGTCGGGGTTGCGCACACCGGAGCCCAGGCCATCGCGGAAACCGCACGCCTGCAGCCTGACCTTGTCCTTCTGGACATCCACCTGCCCGACATCAACGGCCTCGACCTCATGGGCAGGCTGAGGGCAACCGCGCCGGAACTGG
Above is a window of Arthrobacter sp. FB24 DNA encoding:
- a CDS encoding tripartite tricarboxylate transporter permease is translated as MDVFSSLMDGFATALTPMNFLYAVIGVVLGTAVGVLPGLGPAMTVALLLPVTYALEPTSAFIMFAGIYYGGMYGGSTTSILLNTPGESSSVVTAIEGNKMAKAGRAAQALATAAIGSFVAGTIGTTLLAVCAPIVVQFAVSLGSPSYFAIMVLALLAVTAVLGSSRLRGFASLGLGLAIGLVGMDSVTGQQRLTFGMPLLADGLDIVVVAVAIFAVGEALWVAAHLRRTPMNIIPVGQPWMGKQDWKRSWKPWLRGTAFGFPFGALPAGGAEIPTFLSYVTEKRLSKHPEEFGHGAIEGVAGPEAANNAAAAGTLTPMLALGLPTNATAAVMLAAFTSYGIQPGPQLFASEGPLVWALIASLFIGNFLLLIINLPLAPVWAKLLQLPRPYLYAGILFFATLGAYSVNLQAFDLVLLLVLGALGFMMRRFGLPVLPLVLGVILGPRLEGQLRKTLQLSAGNPAGLWSEPIAVGIWVIVAIILLWPLLFMLIRRNRPMRSPLLPATSGAAEPREVSGSVSHASRRADSSSGDGHSDGDGDG
- a CDS encoding tripartite tricarboxylate transporter TctB family protein, with product MSSSPTVASRLKGRSELGVALLLGAAGVMVFLDAYGLATPYSKSDPVGPKTVPFIVAGLLIVCAVLLAVNVMRGGKGEAEGGEDVDLAHPADWKTVLPLIGAFVANILLIDWAGWVISGTVLFWGSVWALGGRHYVRDGLISLALSILTFYGFFLGLGIALPAGLLEGIL
- a CDS encoding Bug family tripartite tricarboxylate transporter substrate binding protein, whose protein sequence is MRQNRALRIAAVAAGIALMATGCGATGKSSTSGSSSAAAGPVTGLQILVPNTPGGGYDTTARAAAKVLDDEKIATNTEVFNLAGAGGTVGLARVVNEKGNGDLTMLMGLGVVGASYTNKSASKLTDTTPLAKLIEEPGAIMVSKDSPYKTIDDLVKAWKADPGSIAVGGGSSPGGPDHLLPMQLAGAVGIDATKVNFVSYDGGGDLLPAILGNKLGFAASGAGEYLKQIESGEVRVLATSGAERLDGVDAPTLKESNIDLVFTNWRGIVAPPGISDTDKAALIAALEKMHGTAAWKETLKTHSWTDAFVTGDEFKTFLTEQDKRVADVLTKLGLA
- a CDS encoding sensor histidine kinase; this encodes MSLAGQYLVLQLLIVLAVLVAVVAISLAQSAAAFERIEGRRALSAAEALGSNPAVRALLPSAEPRGSAALSAVAESVRTVSGSAQVALARSDRTVVASSDPGLLGRPLELGASRVMEGRAWTGVVGGTATPVLSAHVPVLDDSGTMIGIASISRNYPSTWERLGDAVPNLLTYLGVASVLGVAGSLLLSRRVKRQTLGMEPSEISGLVENREAMLHGLKEGVVALDLHGRITVANDSARALLGLPADCVGKDLAGLPVEPALKEVLTGEQPGQDQMVLVGERLVVLNRVPIRSRGRVMGSVATLRDRTELSSLERELGTTRTATDTLRAQAHEFANQLHVISGLIQIGEYDSVVQFVNGVTVDRTRLNDDVTSRIQDPALAALLIAKSSLAAERGVPLQLDPASSLSPVGDELSRDLTTVVGNLVDNALDAVTGAAEASVRVLVEDRREEVVVTVRDTGPGIDGAAADEIFRQGFSTKQPGPAGGRGFGLALSRVVCRRSGGDLAVANDGGAVFTARLKRKPLKGTPLKGTPAEGGPARTAPATGKGTRA